The DNA window AGTTTATCGAAGAATTTGACGGCAGCTATGACGATTTAGTGAGAGGCATGCTTGCACCAGAGCGAATTGAATGCCAGACAGAAGAAAGTTTGAAACAGACAAAAGCTTATAGCGAGTCATTAGGAGTTCCGATTAAACTTCACGCTGCACAAGGAAGTTTTGAATACCACACCATCGTTGAAAAGCACGGCGTCACACCAATTCAATACCTCAAAAATGTAGGGTTTTTAGGACCGAAAACAGGCATTCCACATGCTAATTTTATAGCAGGATATAGTGAAGCGGAAACTGGCCAAGGTGATGATATCAACATATTAACTGAAACCGGCACAACGGTGATTCACTGTCCGGTCATTATGGGAAGGCGTGGTAGCGGGCTAGAATCCTTTGCCAAATACAAACGTTCAGGCGTAAACGTAGCTATCGGGACAGATACTTTTCCTCCGGATATCTTCCAAAACATTCGAGCAGGCAGTATGATTTCCCGTATGCACGAAAAGGATGTCGAAAGTTCATCCTTTGCTGATTTTTTCAGAGCGGCAACTCTAGGTGGCGCAAAATTTTTAGGTAGAGAAGACCTTGGTAGGTTAGCTGTAGGAGCAAAAGCGGACATCATTGTCGTCGATTTAGAAGGATATCATATGGGGATAAGTGACGATCCTATTCGAACAATGATTATGAGCGGATCAGGGAGAGATATTAAACTGTCTATTATAAATGGAAAAATAGTTATGAAAGATAGACAAATTCCTCAAATTGATTTGAAAGAACTGCAGTCAAAAGCTCAGCGCTATTTCGAAAAAATGAAAAGGGGTTATTTACAAAGAGATTACCAACAGTTAGGAGAAGAAAAGCTGTTTCCCTCTTCCTTTTCTGTTGTTGACTCAGTTGAAAAAAATTTAAGTAAAGATTGTGTAAAAATCAGTAAAGATACTGAAACTTAATTGTCAGAATATTTTTTATAATGAACTAACAAAATCGAAACACGAGGGGGAAATAATTTGAACAAGGTCCAATGGATAAGAAACGGGATAGCTTCAGCATTACTTGTGATGGCTCTGGCAGGCTGCTCTACCGGAGAAAAAGCCGCATCAACAGAAAATGGCGAAGTAAAAGCTGCCGGTTCTGAAGATACGTTAATTATCGCAAGACTTTCAGATGCTGAAAGTTTGGATCAGCAATTTATGTCAACTATCAATGCAGCGAGTGTCACTCATGGAAAAATTTATGAAGGCTTAGTTGGTCGCGATCGAAACGCAGAACTGCAACCATTGTTAGCAGAGAGCTGGGAACAGCTTGACGATAAAACATGGGAATTCAAGCTTCGTCAAGATGTTAAATTCCATGACGGAACGGACTTTACAGCAGAAGCTGTAAAAGCAACATTTGATCGATTATTGGATCCAGAAGTGGGTTCTCCTCGAGCAGGAGTATTGTCGATGGTAGAAGAAGTAAAAATCATTGATGATTATACGGTTCAGTTTTTATTGTCGGAGCCTTACTCTCCACTTCTTTCAATTTTAGCAAGTCATGAAGGTGGCATCATCAGCCCGAAGGCAATTGAAGAGTTTGGCGGAGAAGATATTCAAGAACCAAGTGGCACAGGACCATTTGTCTTTGAATCATGGACACCTGGACAAGTGATTATCTTAAATCGAAACGAAGACTATTGGGGCACACTAGCCAAAGTAGGAAGAGTCGAATTTAAAGTTGTACCAGAAGAAACGACGCGTACAGCAATGGTTGAAACAGGAGAAGCTCATATTGCTGAACCTTTGTCTATCGCCCAGTTTGATGGGGTCAATGCTTCTCAAAATTCCAAAGTTTATCAAAGTGAAGGGTTTGGAACGGAATACATTACGTTTAACGTTGAAAAAGAACCTTTTAATGACGTTAGAGTAAGAAAAGCAGTTTCACACGCGATCGAAATGGATGCAATCCGAAAAGGCGTTTACAATAATGTCGGTGGGGAAGCAAATTCATTATTAGGACCTAAAGTGTTTGGTTATCACGAAGGACTAGAAACTTATGAATACAATCTTTCTGAAGCCAAAAGATTACTGGCTGAAGCCGGTTATGCTGATGGCCTCGAAATTAAGTTGTCGACAATGGACAATAAAGAAAGAATTAGTTTAGCGGAAGTAGTTCAATCACAACTAAAGGGAATTGGTATTAAAGTAACAATTGAAGTGATGGAATACGGAACTTTTGTTGAATCGACTCATTCTGGCGACACGGAAATGTTTATCATTAGCTGGAGAAATGCCACAGGAGATGCAGATTATAACCAGTATAATTTGATGCATTCAAGCTCAATAGGGGCTAGTGGCAATACATCATTTTATAGTAATTCTGAAGTGGATGGATTGATTGAAGAAGCACGAAAAGAAGCAGATTCTGAAAAACGGATTGAACTATACGCAAAAGCACAAGAAATTGAAATGGAAGAAGCAGTGTACATTCCCATACGCGTAATCGAGAATGTCGCAGCAATGTCCAAAGATGTTAGCGGTTTTGAAATTAGTCCATCTGGGTATTTGGAAATCAATAACGTATCGATAAAGTAATAAGTAATGAGGGATATCCAAAAGGATACCCCTTTTTTCTTATAGGGTAGTAAACAATCTAGTTGGAAAGATAAAAGTTCATATCAACTTATATAGGAGGCTCCACATGTACATATTGAAGAACGTCTTACTCGAAACAGGGTATGTGAAAGAAAATGGGCAAGTAAGGGCTACTGAGACAAAGTTATTTCATTTGAAAATTGCAGAAGGCCAAATTGCTGAAATAATCGACTCAGAACAAGCACTTCCAAAAGACGTGAAAACGATGGATGGTAAAGGACTGCTCGTGTTACCTGCTTTTAAAGAAAAACACGTTCACCTTGATAAAACCTATATGGGAGAACCATGGCGCGCCTGTCTACCTGCTTCTTCTGTCATTGAAAGAAGCACTATAGAAAAAAACATTCTTGCATCGATTGAAACGAACACAGTAGATAGAGCGAAAAATTTACTAGACGTGTTACTGTCACACGGTTCGACAGCCGTTAGGACGCATGTCGATATTTATCCAGAAGTTGGACTGGAGAATTTAAGTGGGGTTCAGACTGCATTAGCTGATTATGAGCAGAAAGTCGATTCGGAAATTGTCGCTTTTGCTCAGCACGGCTTACTTTATGGCAATACAGTTGGGTTAATGAGAGAAGCTGTGCGTAACGGTGCGGGATTAGTGGGATCAGTCGACCCGGCAACAGTTGATTTGAATATCGAAGCGTCTCTCGTTCAATTAATGGATATCGCAGTTGAGGGAAACGTCGGAATTGATTTGCATCTGCATGACCCAGGTCATTTAGGGACGTTTACTATGAAGCGCTTGGCTGCCTTAACGATAGAAGCGGGCTGGCAAGGAAGAGTAGCAATCAGCCACGCCTTCGGACTCGGTGATGTAACCCCTTTAGAAGCAAGAGCAGTAGCAGAGTCTTTAAAAGAAGCAGGAGTATCGATTATTTCGAGTGTACCTATTGGAAGGAACATCCCGCCAGTTAGTTTACTAGCCGAAGTTGGAGTGACTGTTTCACTTGGAAACGATAATATTTATGACTCATGGTGGCCTACAGGAAACGGAGATGTCTTAGAAAGACTCGGAAGGTTGGTAGAAATCAATCGTTGGACAGACGAGTTATCGCTGTCTCAGGCGTTGCGTTTCATAACCGATGGCATTACCCCTCTGACAGCGAACGGGGAGCAGGTGTGGCCAGTAGAAGGTGACGTGGCTAGCTTTGTCTTAGTGGGTGCTAAATGTGCTGCAGAGACTGTAGCAAGACGAGCACAACGCACAGCTGTTTTTCATAAAGGATCACTCGTAGCGGGACAATTAAATTAAAAGAAAAAAGAGAGAATAGCTGCCATTCTCTCTTTTTTACTGAATTTTTTTAAGGTTAAAAGTTGTTTGGATAGAATAGAACGTGATGTATAAGCAAGCGGAGACAACAATTCCAAGAAGTGAGGAAATCGTATAAAACACTTCTAGTGCAGCAACTCTACTACCGAGTAGACTGAGTCCACCGGTGAGTAAAGTTGCTAGTAATGCGGGAACTTGAAAAGAAGCGAGCGGTTGCTTTCCTGGGAGTCCATATACCGCATCTAGATTGATCATTTTTTTCGCTATAAAGTAATAGTGCGTCAGCATGACCCCAATAACAGGGCTTAACAATGCTCCTACCATATTAAGAAACATGAAGATGCTCGTCGGGTTCTCCATCAGCTTCCAAGGCAATAATAGAATGCCTAAAGTTGCTACGACAAGCGCGCTCTTTTTGAAATTTAATTTGGTTGGAAAAAGCGCGGTTAATTGATTGGCAGCGGGAATCACATTTCCGACA is part of the Planococcus kocurii genome and encodes:
- a CDS encoding amidohydrolase family protein: MKTKLKGQYVIGYNGEDHVILKDAEVVYEGTSIIYVGKEYTESVDETIDCGNAVISPGFIDLNALGDIDHDIIHVEADNEKSKNLLWSEKYMKNGPQEVMTEEEEAFKSLYAYSQLILNGITTAMPITSVFYKKWAETYEELASAAHYAGNLGLRIYLGPSYQSGMRVVQPDGTIQLMWDEESGKEGLDRAVKFIEEFDGSYDDLVRGMLAPERIECQTEESLKQTKAYSESLGVPIKLHAAQGSFEYHTIVEKHGVTPIQYLKNVGFLGPKTGIPHANFIAGYSEAETGQGDDINILTETGTTVIHCPVIMGRRGSGLESFAKYKRSGVNVAIGTDTFPPDIFQNIRAGSMISRMHEKDVESSSFADFFRAATLGGAKFLGREDLGRLAVGAKADIIVVDLEGYHMGISDDPIRTMIMSGSGRDIKLSIINGKIVMKDRQIPQIDLKELQSKAQRYFEKMKRGYLQRDYQQLGEEKLFPSSFSVVDSVEKNLSKDCVKISKDTET
- a CDS encoding glutathione ABC transporter substrate-binding protein, with protein sequence MALAGCSTGEKAASTENGEVKAAGSEDTLIIARLSDAESLDQQFMSTINAASVTHGKIYEGLVGRDRNAELQPLLAESWEQLDDKTWEFKLRQDVKFHDGTDFTAEAVKATFDRLLDPEVGSPRAGVLSMVEEVKIIDDYTVQFLLSEPYSPLLSILASHEGGIISPKAIEEFGGEDIQEPSGTGPFVFESWTPGQVIILNRNEDYWGTLAKVGRVEFKVVPEETTRTAMVETGEAHIAEPLSIAQFDGVNASQNSKVYQSEGFGTEYITFNVEKEPFNDVRVRKAVSHAIEMDAIRKGVYNNVGGEANSLLGPKVFGYHEGLETYEYNLSEAKRLLAEAGYADGLEIKLSTMDNKERISLAEVVQSQLKGIGIKVTIEVMEYGTFVESTHSGDTEMFIISWRNATGDADYNQYNLMHSSSIGASGNTSFYSNSEVDGLIEEARKEADSEKRIELYAKAQEIEMEEAVYIPIRVIENVAAMSKDVSGFEISPSGYLEINNVSIK
- a CDS encoding amidohydrolase; its protein translation is MYILKNVLLETGYVKENGQVRATETKLFHLKIAEGQIAEIIDSEQALPKDVKTMDGKGLLVLPAFKEKHVHLDKTYMGEPWRACLPASSVIERSTIEKNILASIETNTVDRAKNLLDVLLSHGSTAVRTHVDIYPEVGLENLSGVQTALADYEQKVDSEIVAFAQHGLLYGNTVGLMREAVRNGAGLVGSVDPATVDLNIEASLVQLMDIAVEGNVGIDLHLHDPGHLGTFTMKRLAALTIEAGWQGRVAISHAFGLGDVTPLEARAVAESLKEAGVSIISSVPIGRNIPPVSLLAEVGVTVSLGNDNIYDSWWPTGNGDVLERLGRLVEINRWTDELSLSQALRFITDGITPLTANGEQVWPVEGDVASFVLVGAKCAAETVARRAQRTAVFHKGSLVAGQLN